Within the Saccharomonospora amisosensis genome, the region GCGGGACCGAGGAGGAGTTCATGCGCCCGCTCGACTTCTCCCCGCTACCCGGCATACCGTCACGCGAACTGTTCCGCTCCGAGGTCATAGAGTCGGAACTTGACGCCTTGGCGCGACGACAACAGGATGACGGTGGCTGGCCGGTCGACTTCAACAGCTACTCCCCTGCCGCTCGCCTGGAATGGCGCGGCTACGCCACCGTGCAGGCGGTGTGGATCCTGCGCGGAAACGGCCTGCTCCCTCGGTCACCTCAGCGGGCAGGCGGCTGAGCGGACCGGAAAGCGCCGCGACCGGTCTACCCGATCGCGTGCAGGCGGACTGCGTGCGCGGCCGAGCGTTCGTAGCATCCGGGTGTGGCGCTACTCGGCCGGATGACGCGGCGGCAGCAAGCGATCATGGCGGCCTCCGTCATCAGCAACGGGATGATGTTCGCCACGTTGTCCAGTGTGTCCGTCGCGCTGCCTGAGATCCAGCGCGAATTCGACGTCAGCCGCTCCGCGATCAACTGGGTGATCGCGGGAGCACTGCTGCCGCTGGCCTCGCTGGTGCTGGTCGGCGGCAGGCTCGGCGACCTTTTCGGCAGACGAAGGATGTTCCTGATCAGCGTCACCGGGTTCGGGCTGGCTTCCGCGTTGTGCGGGCTCGCGCCGGGGGAAACCCTGCTTGTCGCGGGCAGGGTCGGGCAGGGCCTCATGATCGCGATCGGTGCTCCGCTCGCGCTGGCCAACGTCACCGAGGCCTTCGAAGAGGAAGAAAAGGGCTGGGCGATCGGGGTGCTGTCGGCGGGTATCACGCTGGCGACGCTCAGCGCGCCGCTTGGCATGGCTCTTGTCGTCCAGTTGGCGAGCTGGCGATGGTTGTTCCTGCCGATCGCACCGGTATGCGCGCTGCTGGTGCTACTGACCTGGCGATACATGAGCGAGACGCGCGTTCCGCAAGGCAAATCGCTGGATCTGCGCGGGCTGGTACTGCTCGCGGCCGGGCTCACCATGCTGGCCGTAGGCAGCGAGCAAGCCGGGTACTGGGGCTTCGACTGGCGGACTTTCACGCTGGTGTCGGCCGGTGTGGCCACACTCGTCGCGTTCGGCTTGGCCGAACGCCGCGCGAAAGCTCCGTTGCTGCGGGTGGAGTTGTTGCGCAAGCGCGGGGTCACCGGATCGGTGGTGTGCCTGGCGGCCATGCAGTGGGCGGCGATCGGGTTCAGTGTCTACCTGATGCTGTACGCGCAGCAGGTGCTGGAGTTGGAACCACTCGCCGCGGGCCTGTTGCTGCTGGCGTCCGGGCTCGGTCCGCCGCTGTTCTCCTCACTGGCCGGTTGGCTGACCGACCGCGGTATGGCCGCGTGGCTTGTCGTCGGCGGGCTCGCGGTCGCGGCGCTCGCCCTGATCTTCACGGCTTCCGGTGTGCAGCGGTACCAGGACGTGCTGCTCATCCCGCTGTTCTTCGTGTTCGGCACCGCCGCCGCGTTCGTGTACACGCCGAGTTCGGCCAGCACGATGATCGCCGCGCCTGAGGCGGAGGAGGGTGTCGTCGCGGGCCTGACCATGCAGGCCCGACAGATCGGTAGTGTCGTCGGCATCACCGCCACCAGCGCCGTGCTCGTCGCCGTCGAGTGGAGGATGCGCGACGCGCTCCTGCTTGGACCGGACGCGTACTTCAGCGCGGAGCAGCGGCACGCGCTCGACGGGCTGCTATCGGACAGCGAAACCGGCAACCGGCTGCTGAACTCGCTTCCGCCGGGGCAACGGCCGAACGTGGTCGAGGCGGCCAAGGAGGCTTACGTGACGGGGCTGGAGACGGCGCTGCTGGTCAACGCGGGACTGCTGGCGCTCGTCGCGATGCTGGGATTCGTGTTGCTACGCCCCGTGTGGCGGCGGATCGAGCCGCCCGCGCTGGAAGATCTTGAGCTGCCGTTACGGTTGCGTGTCTCCGAACTGCGACCGCCGCGATACCGGCCCGCGTCGCAACCGCCTTCGTGGTAACCGGCCCCGGGTCGGGAGTGGACGGCAGGCCGGGACTGCCGGACACTCTCGACCTACGGATAGGTCAGAACCGCACGTTGGAGAGGTAGTCGAAGCCAACCTGTGCGCTGTGCAGCGCGTCGCGGGGCTGGTCGTTCTCGACGATGTACTGCTTCATCGGCCCGCGCCAGGTCCTTGCGAAGATCTCGGGAAAGTCGATCGTGCCCTCACCCAGGTCCGCGAAGGAGCCGTCGGCCGCCCTGTCCTTGACGTGGAACTGCCGTACCCTGCCGAACCTGCGCCAGTACTCCCGCACCGGGTCCGCGCCACCGGTGACCACCCAGTAAAGGTCGTACTCGAAGTGGATGTTGCGTGGATCGGTGTTCTCGGCGATCACGTCCATCGGGCGCACACCGTCGATGGGCTGGAACTCGTGCGCGTGGTTGTGGTAGCCGTAGGCGATCCCCGCCTTGCGGAACGCCTCGCCCGCGCGGTCCAGTCGCCGCGCGAACGCCGTCCACTCCTCGATGGTGGAGTAGTTGGCCCATGCGCAGTCGGCGACGCTGTAGCCGATGATCCTGGCGTCCTCGATGAGCTGGTCGACGTCCGCTCCGTCGAAGCCGACGTGCGCCGAGGTCGCGCGAAGGTGGTACCGGTCGAGCAGCGCGCGGAACTCGGTGGCCGAACGCCCGTAGGTCCCCGCGAGTTCCACCGAGCGGTAGCCGATGTCGGCGAGCGCCTCGAGAGTGCCCTCGGTGTCCTCCCCAAGCACGTCTCGCAGGGTGTAGAGCTGGATGCTGATCCGGTCCTTCGGGATTCGCCTGGTGCGTGGGTGGTCGACGGCAGCCGCGGTGGCGGGCAGCGCCGCGGTGAGCCCGACGGCCGCCGCCCCCGCCGCGGCCGTGCGGAGCAGGTGCCGCCGCGAGAGTGGGTTCCTGGCGTTGTCATTCATCACTCGAATTCCCTTCGGTGCTGAACGCGGCGTCGAATGTCGCCGCTGGTTTGTCGAAAAGCACGTCCTTGATGTAGGTCACGGCCTCGGCAGCGCCGCGCAGCCGGTCCATGCCGGCGTCCTCCCATTCCACGGAGATCGGGCCGGTGTAGCCGATCGCGTTCAGCGCGCGGAACGCCCCCTCCCAGTCGACGTCACCGTGCCCTGTGGACACGAAGTCCCAGCCCCTGCGCGGGTCCGCCCACGGCAGGTGGGAACCGAGCCTGCCGTTACGGCCGTCGAAGCGCTTCTTGGTGTCCTTGCAGTCGACGTGGTAGATGCGGTCGGCGAAGTCCAGGATGAAGCCGATCGGGTCGAGGTCCTGCCACACGAAGTGTGAGGGGTCCCAGTTAAGGCCGAACGCGGGGCGATGACCGACGGCTTCGAGCGCCCGCTTGGTGGTCCAGTAGTCGTAGGCGATCTCGGAAGGGTGCACCTCGTGGGCGAAGCGCACACCGACCTCGTCGAACACGTCCAGGATCGGGTTCCAGCGGCCGGCGAAGTCGGCGTAGCCGTCGTCGATCATCGGCTGCGACACCGGCGGGAACATCGCGACGTACTTCCAGATCTTGGAGCCGGTGAACCCGACAACGGTGTCCACCCCGAGCTTCGCCGCGGCCCTCGCGGTGTCGGCGACCTCGGCGGCGGCGCGCTGCCGCACACCTTCCGGTTCGCCGTCGCCCCAGATCCGCGAAGGCAGGATGTTGCGGTGCCGCTCGTCGATGGGGTCGTCGCACACGGCTTGCCCGACGAGGTGGTTGGAGATCGCCCACACCTTCAGGCCGTAGGAATCCAGCAACTCCAGGCGTTCCCGCACATAGTTGTCCTCGGAAAGGGCGCGGTCCACCTCGAAGTGGTCGCCCCAGCACGCGATTTCCAGCCCGTCGTAGCCCCACTCGGAAGCCAGCGAACACACCTTCTCGAAAGGTAGGTCGGCCCACTGGCCGGTGAACAACGTAACCGGTCGGCTCATCGATGTGCTCCCTGTCTTATTCCTTGCAGTTGCAGCAGTAGATCGCGGACCTCGGTGGCCGCCAGCCCGCCACCTGATTCCACAGTGGATGGAACCGCTGGATCGGAGCACAGCAACACCGGCCCGTCGGCGACGGAGTCGGGCAGTCTGCCGTGCGTACCCATCACCCACCTCGGGTCGGTCGGCACCACGTTCATCGCGTACCGCAAACCCGCCTTCTTGCGTGCCAGGTTGAGCCCCGCCTTTGCCTTCGCGAGCTTGTCGGCGGGATCGAAGAACAGCTCCGCAGGGTCGTACCCGGGTTTGCGATGGATCTCCACTCCCCTGGCGAAGTCGGGCGCGCGCTCGTCGTCGAGCCAGTAGTAGTAGGTGAACCAGGCACCCGGTTCGGCCACTGCCACCAGTTCGCCCGCGCGTTCGTGGTCGATCCGGTAACGTGCCTGCCGCTCGCGGTCAAGCACCTCGTCCACGCCGGAAAGTCCGGCGACGATGGCCGCCACCTTCGACACATCCGCCTCTTCGGCCACGTAGACGTGCGCTACCTGGTGGTCGGCCACCGCGAACGCCCGCGACGTCCACGGGTCCAGATACTCCATCCCGTCCTGGGTGTAGACCTCGAGCAGTCCCTCGCGGCGCAGCGCCCTGTTGATGTCCACCGGCTGCGACGCGGGCGTGATTCCGTA harbors:
- a CDS encoding MFS transporter; its protein translation is MALLGRMTRRQQAIMAASVISNGMMFATLSSVSVALPEIQREFDVSRSAINWVIAGALLPLASLVLVGGRLGDLFGRRRMFLISVTGFGLASALCGLAPGETLLVAGRVGQGLMIAIGAPLALANVTEAFEEEEKGWAIGVLSAGITLATLSAPLGMALVVQLASWRWLFLPIAPVCALLVLLTWRYMSETRVPQGKSLDLRGLVLLAAGLTMLAVGSEQAGYWGFDWRTFTLVSAGVATLVAFGLAERRAKAPLLRVELLRKRGVTGSVVCLAAMQWAAIGFSVYLMLYAQQVLELEPLAAGLLLLASGLGPPLFSSLAGWLTDRGMAAWLVVGGLAVAALALIFTASGVQRYQDVLLIPLFFVFGTAAAFVYTPSSASTMIAAPEAEEGVVAGLTMQARQIGSVVGITATSAVLVAVEWRMRDALLLGPDAYFSAEQRHALDGLLSDSETGNRLLNSLPPGQRPNVVEAAKEAYVTGLETALLVNAGLLALVAMLGFVLLRPVWRRIEPPALEDLELPLRLRVSELRPPRYRPASQPPSW
- a CDS encoding sugar phosphate isomerase/epimerase family protein; this encodes MNDNARNPLSRRHLLRTAAAGAAAVGLTAALPATAAAVDHPRTRRIPKDRISIQLYTLRDVLGEDTEGTLEALADIGYRSVELAGTYGRSATEFRALLDRYHLRATSAHVGFDGADVDQLIEDARIIGYSVADCAWANYSTIEEWTAFARRLDRAGEAFRKAGIAYGYHNHAHEFQPIDGVRPMDVIAENTDPRNIHFEYDLYWVVTGGADPVREYWRRFGRVRQFHVKDRAADGSFADLGEGTIDFPEIFARTWRGPMKQYIVENDQPRDALHSAQVGFDYLSNVRF
- a CDS encoding sugar phosphate isomerase/epimerase family protein, whose amino-acid sequence is MSRPVTLFTGQWADLPFEKVCSLASEWGYDGLEIACWGDHFEVDRALSEDNYVRERLELLDSYGLKVWAISNHLVGQAVCDDPIDERHRNILPSRIWGDGEPEGVRQRAAAEVADTARAAAKLGVDTVVGFTGSKIWKYVAMFPPVSQPMIDDGYADFAGRWNPILDVFDEVGVRFAHEVHPSEIAYDYWTTKRALEAVGHRPAFGLNWDPSHFVWQDLDPIGFILDFADRIYHVDCKDTKKRFDGRNGRLGSHLPWADPRRGWDFVSTGHGDVDWEGAFRALNAIGYTGPISVEWEDAGMDRLRGAAEAVTYIKDVLFDKPAATFDAAFSTEGNSSDE